One segment of Bacillus alkalisoli DNA contains the following:
- a CDS encoding DUF6339 family protein — MKLKFISDETLLDLRGNYEAYKEHYYNENHQWFNDYLKEEGKVLESSIPFEVPTFNLNEDYAISDRENVKLIYDSLKHLTVAQATQERLWSGLAHLQLRDFAFYRLKKDIEGKNDKRINTSLFFKNGNKRSLFVHILARLWWVGYMTYDETNESNPYWLTDFFCSKDYSARSVVFFSSNFTSNRNITKGILKTLVKLEESGVAIKRDHFVQANKYLNVVGGAMILDMLSTEEVEDMVGKHLKKHLDIEMETAV, encoded by the coding sequence ATGAAATTAAAATTTATTTCAGACGAGACGCTACTGGACTTAAGAGGAAATTACGAAGCGTATAAAGAACATTACTATAATGAAAACCACCAATGGTTCAATGATTATCTTAAAGAAGAGGGAAAGGTGCTAGAGTCTAGCATTCCATTTGAAGTTCCAACATTTAACTTGAATGAGGACTATGCAATTAGTGATCGGGAAAATGTTAAGCTAATCTATGACTCTTTAAAACATTTAACCGTTGCCCAAGCTACTCAAGAACGTCTTTGGTCAGGGTTAGCTCATTTACAATTAAGAGACTTTGCTTTCTATCGATTGAAAAAAGATATAGAAGGTAAAAACGATAAACGTATCAACACGTCTCTATTTTTTAAAAACGGAAATAAACGATCCCTATTCGTACACATTTTAGCTCGCCTTTGGTGGGTAGGTTATATGACATACGATGAAACAAACGAAAGTAACCCATACTGGCTAACCGACTTCTTTTGCAGTAAAGATTATTCTGCAAGAAGCGTTGTATTCTTCTCCAGTAACTTTACTTCAAATCGAAATATTACAAAGGGCATATTAAAAACGTTAGTAAAACTAGAAGAAAGTGGAGTTGCTATTAAGCGTGACCATTTTGTCCAGGCAAACAAATATTTAAATGTTGTTGGTGGGGCGATGATTTTGGATATGCTAAGTACTGAGGAAGTTGAGGACATGGTCGGGAAACATCTGAAGAAACACTTAGATATAGAGATGGAAACAGCTGTATAA
- a CDS encoding PDDEXK family nuclease produces the protein MAGYIMTFDSLDSLYESARKGIYSTKITIPSNQLWHPTTESTVADYATMKEGDNIFFFKNRKIYGVGEMKNIVGDCKFLNFPEANTPEATIFTSVKNEVLNSKGKWKNGERELRWICTFKPSPYFFKNAVDMDAVLMSNPTAFKMLRAFQQLSFIKIDDIENQALKDIIFKVNEENIIRKNKAEVFENLSQKTHAEIRNKAETGRYTFGIKEFLDNSALPDKTFRRETTLELALLHQLSSKDKGTINIFGDWDYISHQVVASPFKPIIWMDKMDIFGYRYIDGYKPTISKFMAMELKKKDAEIEDVNQVLKYVDWIKNEYSYGDYSMVSAFLVASNFPNEVIMYIKENGSRRYTTNLRDDRVSEEWRDIKLVKYSYNSTLKKVEFEIIPY, from the coding sequence ATGGCTGGATATATTATGACATTTGATAGTCTAGATTCATTGTATGAATCTGCAAGAAAAGGAATTTACTCTACCAAAATAACTATCCCCTCAAATCAACTTTGGCATCCTACAACAGAATCGACTGTAGCTGATTATGCGACGATGAAGGAAGGGGATAATATTTTCTTCTTTAAAAATAGGAAAATATATGGCGTAGGAGAAATGAAGAATATTGTAGGTGATTGTAAGTTCTTAAATTTTCCTGAAGCAAATACCCCAGAAGCAACAATATTTACATCTGTAAAAAATGAGGTGCTTAATTCGAAAGGGAAATGGAAAAATGGAGAACGAGAGTTAAGATGGATTTGTACATTTAAACCATCTCCATATTTCTTTAAAAATGCTGTAGATATGGATGCTGTTCTTATGTCTAATCCTACTGCATTTAAAATGCTTAGAGCATTCCAACAGTTGTCATTCATAAAAATTGACGATATTGAAAATCAAGCGTTGAAGGATATTATTTTCAAAGTAAATGAGGAAAATATAATAAGAAAAAACAAAGCTGAAGTATTCGAGAATCTGTCGCAAAAGACACATGCTGAAATTAGAAATAAAGCAGAAACTGGCAGATATACTTTTGGAATTAAGGAATTTCTAGACAACTCTGCACTTCCAGATAAAACATTTAGACGAGAAACTACTTTAGAACTGGCATTATTACATCAACTTTCTTCAAAAGATAAAGGAACAATCAACATTTTTGGTGATTGGGATTATATTTCACATCAAGTGGTAGCTTCACCTTTTAAACCAATAATATGGATGGATAAAATGGATATATTCGGTTATCGATATATTGATGGATATAAACCTACAATATCAAAGTTTATGGCAATGGAGTTGAAGAAAAAAGATGCAGAAATAGAAGATGTAAATCAAGTGCTAAAATATGTTGATTGGATTAAAAATGAATATTCATATGGAGATTATTCAATGGTTAGTGCGTTCTTAGTTGCGTCTAACTTTCCGAATGAGGTAATAATGTATATTAAAGAAAATGGAAGTAGGAGATACACTACTAATTTACGAGATGATAGAGTTTCTGAAGAGTGGAGGGATATAAAGCTTGTAAAATACTCATACAATTCTACTTTGAAAAAGGTTGAATTTGAGATTATTCCATACTAA
- the dcm gene encoding DNA (cytosine-5-)-methyltransferase, with product MIKVIELFAGVGGFRLGLEATKGFEVVWGNQWEPSKKAQDAFDCYARNFKDRGIHSNEDIATVDETNLLKYNANLLVGGFPCQDYSVARSLSGEKGIQGKKGVLFWEIVRLLRTIRPRYVLLENVDRLLKSPSKQRGRDFSVMLASLRDLNYTVEWRVINAAEYGQAQRRRRIFIFAVQNDTSYVSNLSNVDDLTLIHEKGFFAKPFPVKDEFNERHKPHSFTLPEDLLEVSDEFSMKYLNSGIMRNGEVYTEEVIPVTEEPITLSQILQSGVDEKYYLLENAIEKFQYLKGPKKIERTSATGHKYTFSEGGMAFPEPLDKPGRTMLTSEATVNRSSHVIEDSETGRIRILTPVECERLNGFPDNWTDGMSERMRYFCMGNALVVGLIERMGNRILEIEKAEEIPAINREVQMSWF from the coding sequence ATGATAAAAGTAATAGAATTATTTGCCGGAGTCGGTGGATTTCGATTAGGTTTGGAAGCAACTAAAGGATTTGAAGTTGTTTGGGGAAACCAATGGGAGCCTTCAAAGAAAGCACAAGATGCTTTTGATTGTTACGCTAGAAACTTTAAAGATAGAGGAATACACTCTAATGAAGATATAGCAACTGTAGATGAAACAAATCTATTAAAATATAATGCAAACCTGCTCGTAGGCGGTTTTCCATGTCAAGACTACTCAGTAGCACGTAGCTTATCAGGCGAAAAAGGTATTCAAGGTAAAAAAGGTGTCCTATTCTGGGAAATCGTACGTCTATTACGGACTATTCGACCAAGATATGTTTTGTTAGAAAATGTAGATCGTTTATTAAAGTCTCCTTCTAAACAACGCGGACGTGATTTTTCCGTCATGTTAGCGAGTTTAAGAGACCTTAATTACACCGTTGAATGGCGAGTTATAAATGCAGCTGAATATGGACAAGCACAAAGAAGACGTCGAATTTTTATTTTTGCTGTTCAAAATGATACTTCGTATGTTTCAAACTTAAGTAATGTAGATGATCTTACATTAATACATGAGAAAGGTTTTTTCGCAAAACCTTTCCCTGTTAAAGATGAATTTAACGAGAGACATAAGCCACACTCCTTTACATTACCTGAAGATTTATTAGAGGTATCAGACGAGTTTTCAATGAAATATTTAAACTCCGGAATTATGAGAAACGGCGAAGTATACACCGAAGAAGTTATTCCTGTCACGGAAGAACCCATTACATTGTCACAGATATTACAATCAGGTGTAGATGAAAAATATTATCTCCTTGAAAATGCAATTGAGAAGTTTCAGTACTTAAAAGGACCTAAAAAAATTGAAAGAACTTCTGCGACTGGACATAAATACACTTTCTCTGAAGGTGGAATGGCATTCCCTGAACCTCTAGATAAACCTGGTAGAACAATGTTAACTAGTGAAGCAACAGTTAATAGAAGTAGTCATGTCATAGAAGATTCAGAAACTGGACGTATTAGAATACTAACTCCAGTAGAATGCGAACGGCTTAATGGCTTCCCTGATAATTGGACGGACGGAATGTCGGAGCGAATGAGGTACTTTTGTATGGGAAATGCATTAGTTGTTGGATTGATTGAGAGAATGGGAAATCGAATACTCGAAATAGAAAAAGCAGAGGAAATTCCTGCTATTAATAGAGAAGTGCAGATGTCTTGGTTCTAA